The genomic segment TAGCCATCAACTGCGGTCAATGGTGCAGCCCTAAATTTGCGGTTTTGGTGAGTAAATGGGTATTAAGCTGGATAAAGACAGGCAATAATCCTATTTATTCCGATATTGAGCCAAATTTATGGGATTTTGTTTCGGAATTAGAACAGCAGATGATTGCTATCCGGTCACAAGCACGATTGATTCATACTAGCACTCATCAGCCTGTTAATGAAATTTTGCATCAGTCTTTGCACACTGTTATTCATAAACAAATAGGTTTGATTAACTCGGTTATTCAACAGATTTTGATGCTTAAAGAACTTTCATCTTCTGGCGCGAAGGATTCAGAAGTGGATTCTAGCGGTTCAACAACGGAGGTCAAAGAATTTTGTGAAACGGTCAGAAACACAATCAGGATTGAATTAACAGTTGATGAATCCTTACGGCAATTGTGTCATGAGGAACGCATTACCAAAGAGACATGGTTAGAAGCGGCTTATCTGTACTTGGAAGACCGGCCAGAAGAACTAGCCGAAGTAGTCCGATTAGCTCAAGAACGGTTGAGCCAAAGGAAAGCGATCGCCGATTACAAACGGGCTAAGACAATGCAGCAACGGTTTTTAGAGTCTTGATGTCAAG from the Gloeothece citriformis PCC 7424 genome contains:
- a CDS encoding KilA-N domain-containing protein; its protein translation is MIIHEANGSQIGQRREDGYINLSSMAQANSKLIADYLRLEVTKAFLEELSADMGIPISGKSGLIQIRKGGNNKAAQGTWGHPLVAINCGQWCSPKFAVLVSKWVLSWIKTGNNPIYSDIEPNLWDFVSELEQQMIAIRSQARLIHTSTHQPVNEILHQSLHTVIHKQIGLINSVIQQILMLKELSSSGAKDSEVDSSGSTTEVKEFCETVRNTIRIELTVDESLRQLCHEERITKETWLEAAYLYLEDRPEELAEVVRLAQERLSQRKAIADYKRAKTMQQRFLES